The Rhea pennata isolate bPtePen1 chromosome 32, bPtePen1.pri, whole genome shotgun sequence genome includes a region encoding these proteins:
- the EXOC3L2 gene encoding exocyst complex component 3-like protein 2: protein GLLRRLPGLRLALGARPRRPSLAERPGGSPPHGARGDGARGDGGGDGGRQHEGGSKAGEPLSVLEILELIQRRELVAADEQIIALEAECAAAAAAGGGGGGGGTRQARDVELLYEALLAQLWAAVAEAVPAGRPYPPLRAAVRVLQQEEETARRPGRPPPAPGCPRGHLRRRWQEAVGRAAGERLAAAASGTSGTLPARLAALGARLVGDMGAVRRHVAPVYPGDFGALGVYAGAYHRALAQQLGALARRPLPAPDLYALLDWHANGYPREVLGDPEVGALLQAQDLGPLLDPETQRGLESSCIAAVKAKVEVAVAQELQLSEDTWAEEATSDELEEGLATRVVGLLRAHVERAPQITPEFGMEMAQSLLGVLVAFLHSFQRKVERFLEAPGDATALDGANGRAIALVNCCPPFRAFVERLAQSGHAESEEPRRQAHAALDKVTRLCNHVLTQRLFEDLKPYFHKLMKRKWLTSSEAFDTIVLLITSFAQKLRPLRPEPYQVLVNEMHRRVLIEYVRPLLQARLVCTSAKMRARVAARLGDEARQLRELFGRLDSASPWLDSAVPRLRELLVLEDTPSLQMEVAVLARDFPDVRRKHVAAVLDVRGLRSQAARQEILAVLRDLEQGEGEAAPARERAFFSEIAVSREVRCLPFNLQRLARLSRLRLRRPHPAERRAQARL, encoded by the exons GGGCTGCTGCGGCGGCTGCCCGGGCTGCGCCTGGCGCtgggcgcccggccccggcgcccctcGCTGGCCGAGCGCCCCGGAGGGtccccgccccacggcgcccggGGGGACGGCGCCCGCGGGGACGGTGGTGGAGACGGCGGGCGGCAGCATGAGGGGGGCAGCAAGGCCGGGGAGCCACTGTCAG TTCTGGAGATCCTGGAGCTCATCCAGCGGCGGGAGCTGGTGGCGGCCGACGAGCAGATCATCGCGCTGGAGGCGGagtgcgcggcggcggcggcggcgggcggcggcggcggcggaggggggaCGCGCCAGGCGCGGGACGTGGAGCTGCTCTACGAGGCGCTGCTGGCCCAGCTGTGGGCGGCGGTGGCCGAGGCGgtgcccgccggccgcccctACCCGCCGCTGCGAGCCGCCGTGCgggtgctgcagcaggaggaggaaaccgcccgccggcccggccgcccgccgcccgccccgggtTGTCCCCGGGGCCACCTCCGCCGGCGGTGGCAGGAGGCCGTGGGCCGGGCGGCCGGCGAAcgcctggcggcggcggcctcgggGACGTCGGGGACGTTGCCGGCCCGCCTGGCCGCCCTGGGCGCCCGCCTGGTCGGGGACATGGGGGCCGTGCGGCGGCACGTGGCGCCCGTCTACCCCGGGGACTTCGGCGCCTTGGGCGTCTACGCCGGCGCCTACCACCGGGCCCTGGCCCAGCAGCTGGGCGCGCTGGCCCGCcggcccctgcccgccccggaCCTCTACGCCCTGCTCGACTGGCACGCCAACGGCTACCCCAG GGAGGTGCTGGGGGACCCCGAGGTGGGGGCCCTGCTGCAGGCGCAGGACCTGGGGCCCCTCCTGGACCCCGAGACTCAGCGGGGCCTCGAGAGCTCCTGCATCGCTGCCGTGAAG gcgAAGGTGGAGGTGGCCGTGgcgcaggagctgcagctcagcGAGGACACGTGGGCCGAGGAGGCCACCAGCGACGAGCTCGAGGAGGGCCTGGCCACCCGCGTCGTCGGG CTGCTGCGGGCGCACGTGGAGCGGGCGCCCCAGATCACCCCGGAGTTCggcatggagatggcccagAGCCTCCTGGGCGTGCTGGTGGCCTTCCTGCACAG TTTCCAACGCAAGGTGGAGCGGTTCCTGGAGGCTCCCGGCGATGCCACCGCCCTGGACGGTGCCAACGGCAGGGCCATCGCCCTGGTCAACTGCTGCCCCCCGTTCAG GGCCTTCGTGGAGCGCCTGGCGCAGTCCGGGCACGCCGAGAGCGAGGAGCCGCGGCGGCAGGCCCACGCCGCCCTCGACAAGGTGACCCGGCTCTGCAACCACGTCCTCACCCAGCGCCTCTTCGAGGACCTCAAG ccctACTTCCACAAGCTGATGAAGCGCAAGTGGCTGACGAGCTCGGAGGCCTTCGACACCATCGTGCTGCTCATCACCAGCTTCGCCCAGAAGCTGCGCCCGCTGCGCCCCGAGCCCTACCAG GTGCTGGTGAACGAGATGCACCGGCGGGTGCTCATCGAGTACGTGCGCCCGCTGCTGCAGGCCCGCCTGGTGTGCACCTCGGCCAAGATGCGGGCGCGCGTGGCCGCCCGCCTGGGCGACGAGGCCCGCCAGCTCCGCGAGCTCTTCGGGCGCCTG GATTCGGCGTCACCCTGGCTGGACTCGGCGGTGCCGCGGTTGCGcgagctgctggtgctggaggACACGCCGTCGCTGCAGATGGAGGTGGCCGTGCTGGCGCGCGACTTCCCCGACGTGCG GAGGAAGCACGTGGCGGCGGTGCTGGACGTGCGAGGGCTGCGGAGCCAGGCGGCGCGCCAGGAGATCCTGGCGGTGCTGCGGGACCTGGAGCAGGGCGAGGGcgaggcggcgccggcgcgcgAGCGCGCCTTCTTCTCCGAGATCGCCGTGAGCCGCGAGGTGCGCTGCCTGCCCTTCAACCTGCAGCGCCTGGCGCGCCTCTCCCGCCTGCGCCTGCGGCGCCCGCACCCCGCCGAGCGGCGCGCCCAGGCCCGCCTCtga
- the FOSB gene encoding protein FosB isoform X1, whose amino-acid sequence MYQGFPGDYDSASRCSSSPSAESQYLSSVDSFGSPTAAAAAQECSGLGDMPGSFVPTVTAITTSQDLQWLVQPTLISSVAQSQPPGGPMAHQQQPPPTAPVDPYDLPGPSYSAPGMGAFGAGPSPGASRPTRARPRRSREETLTPEEEEKRRVRRERNKLAAAKCRNRRRELTDRLQAETDQLEEEKAELESEIAELQKEKERLEFVLVAHAPGCKLPFEDVGELSTAEVSSLGMPGKEEPYGPAAFLPAPAVPFQQSQAAGAEGPFPSCCFAPGAPPAPAPPNPSYTSSFVFTYPEGATCGASHQRSSSSDQSSDSLNSPSLLAL is encoded by the exons ATGTACCAGGGCTTCCCCGGTGACTACGACTCCGCGTCGCGCTGCAGCTCGTCGCCGTCGGCCGAGTCGCAGTACCTGTCCTCGGTGGACTCCTTCGGGAGCCCcacggcggcggccgccgcgcag GAGTGCAGCGGCCTGGGGGATATGCCCGGCTCCTTCGTGCCCACGGTGACGGCCATCACCACGAGCCAGGACCTGCAGTGGCTGGTGCAACCCACCCTCATCTCCTCGGTGGCCCAATCGCAACCGCCGGGGGGGCCCATggcccaccagcagcagccccctcCCACCGCCCCCGTCGACCCCTACGACCTGCCAGGACCCAGCTACTCGGCGCCGGGCATGGGTGCCTTCGGCGCGGGACCCTCGCCGGGCGCCTCCCGCCCCACgcgggctcggccccggcgcagccgcGAGGAGACG CTGAcgccagaggaggaggagaagcgGCGGGTGCGCCGGGAGAGGAACAAGCTGGCCGCCGCCAAGTGCCGCAACCGGCGCCGGGAGCTCACGGACCGGCTGCAAGCG GAGACAGaccagctggaggaggagaaagccgAGCTGGAGTCGGAGATCGCCGAGctgcagaaggagaaggagcGCCTGGAGTTCGTGCTGGTGGCCCACGCGCCCGGCTGCAAGCTCCCCTTCGAGGACGTCGGCGAGCTGAGCACCGCCGAGGTGAGCTCTTTGGGGATGCCGGGCAAAGAGGAGCCGTACGGGCCCGCCGCCTTCCTGCCCGCGCCGGCGGTGCCCTTCCAGCAGAGCCAGGCCGCCGGCGCCGAgggccccttccccagctgctgcttcgcgcccggcgccccgccggcgccggcaccGCCTAACCCCTCCTATACGTCTTCGTTTGTGTTCACCTACCCAGAGGGAGCGACCTGCGGAGCCTCGCATCAgcggagcagcagcagcgacCAGTCCTCGGACTCCTTGAATTCTCCCTCGCTACTCGCGTTGTGA
- the FOSB gene encoding protein FosB isoform X2, with product MYQGFPGDYDSASRCSSSPSAESQYLSSVDSFGSPTAAAAAQECSGLGDMPGSFVPTVTAITTSQDLQWLVQPTLISSVAQSQPPGGPMAHQQQPPPTAPVDPYDLPGPSYSAPGMGAFGAGPSPGASRPTRARPRRSREETLTPEEEEKRRVRRERNKLAAAKCRNRRRELTDRLQAETDQLEEEKAELESEIAELQKEKERLEFVLVAHAPGCKLPFEDVGELSTAERERPAEPRISGAAAATSPRTP from the exons ATGTACCAGGGCTTCCCCGGTGACTACGACTCCGCGTCGCGCTGCAGCTCGTCGCCGTCGGCCGAGTCGCAGTACCTGTCCTCGGTGGACTCCTTCGGGAGCCCcacggcggcggccgccgcgcag GAGTGCAGCGGCCTGGGGGATATGCCCGGCTCCTTCGTGCCCACGGTGACGGCCATCACCACGAGCCAGGACCTGCAGTGGCTGGTGCAACCCACCCTCATCTCCTCGGTGGCCCAATCGCAACCGCCGGGGGGGCCCATggcccaccagcagcagccccctcCCACCGCCCCCGTCGACCCCTACGACCTGCCAGGACCCAGCTACTCGGCGCCGGGCATGGGTGCCTTCGGCGCGGGACCCTCGCCGGGCGCCTCCCGCCCCACgcgggctcggccccggcgcagccgcGAGGAGACG CTGAcgccagaggaggaggagaagcgGCGGGTGCGCCGGGAGAGGAACAAGCTGGCCGCCGCCAAGTGCCGCAACCGGCGCCGGGAGCTCACGGACCGGCTGCAAGCG GAGACAGaccagctggaggaggagaaagccgAGCTGGAGTCGGAGATCGCCGAGctgcagaaggagaaggagcGCCTGGAGTTCGTGCTGGTGGCCCACGCGCCCGGCTGCAAGCTCCCCTTCGAGGACGTCGGCGAGCTGAGCACCGCCGAG AGGGAGCGACCTGCGGAGCCTCGCATCAgcggagcagcagcagcgacCAGTCCTCGGACTCCTTGA